GGCACCAATGTCCCCTTGTGGATTCTCGGATCGAGCAATTTCGGCGCCATGCTCGCAGCGGAATTGGGCCTGCCTTATGCATTCGCCTCGCATTTCGCGCCCGACCTGCTCATATCCGCATTGCAGATCTACCGCAGCCGCTTCAAGCCGTCCGAACAGCTCGCTGCGCCCTATGCGATGGTGGGCGTCAATGTCATTGCGGCGGAGACGGATGCCGAAGCGCGTCGTCTGGCCACGACGCAGCAGATGTCCTTTGCGAACATCTTCCGCGGGGCGCGGGGCCTGAGTCAGCCACCGATCGACGACATCGAAACCTACTGGTCGCCGACGGAGAGGGCACAGGCCAGGCAGATGCTCGCCCGCTCGGTCATCGGTTCGCCAGGCACCGTTCGCGCCGGTCTGGAAGCGTTCGTCGCGGAGACGAAAGCCGACGAATTGATGATCGTGTCCGACATCTACGATCACGCCAGAAGGCTCCGCTCGTTCGAGCTCATCGCTGACGCCTGGAAAACCGGCACCAAGACCGACGGTCCGCGCCTCTAGCGAAGGATTTCTCGTGTCCACTGCCCCCACGGACAGGCCTTCCGACGCGGTCAAGCGCATGCTGCCCTGGCTGGTCGCCGTGGCGTTCTTCATGGAGTCGCTCGACACCACGATATTGAACACCGCCGTGCCGGTCATCGCCAAGGCGCTGGCGGTCACCCCGCTCAACATGAAGTCCGTGCTAGCGAGCTACACGCTCAGCCTCGCGGTCTTTATCCCGATCAGCGGCTGGATGGCCGACCGGTTCGGCACGCGGCGCGTCTTCGCCTCGGCCATCGGCATCTTCACCCTGGGCTCGTTCCTCTGCGGCCTTTCCGGCGACATCCACCTGCTGGTGGCCTGCCGCATCCTTCAGGGCTGCGGCGGCGCGATGATGGTGCCGGTCGGCCGGCTGACACTGGTCCGCACCTTCCCGAAATTCGAACTCGTGCGCGCCATGAGCTTCGTCGCCATTCCCGGCCTGATCGGCCCCATGCTCGGGCCCATCGCCGGCGGCCTCATCGTCGATTACCTGCACTGGCGCGCGATCTTTTTTCTCAACATTCCGGTCGGAATCGCGGGACTCGTGCTCGTTTACCTGCATCTACCGGACTATCGCGAAAGGACGACCCATCCGCTCGACGTCGTCGGGCTCATCCTGTTCGGCACCGGCATCGCCCTCTTGTCCTATGTGTTGGAGATCTTCGGCGAACACCGGCTCGGCACCGGCGAAGTCCTGGGGCTGCTGGCAATCTCGCTTGCGCTGCTGCTCGGCTATGGGCTGCATGCCAGCCGGACAACCTATCCCCTGCTGCAACTGGGCCTGTTCCGCATCCGCACGTTCGCCGCCGCCGTGAGCGGCAGTTTCTTCACCCGCCTCGGCATCGGCGGCGTCCCGTTTCTGCTGCCGCTCCTCTATCAAGAGGGGCTCGGCCTTTCGGCCATCGTGTCGGGCCTTCTCATCATGCCGCAGGCACTGGCGGCGCTGAGCACCAAGTTTTTCATGCCCAGGCTCCTGGAGCGTGTCGGCTATCGCGGCGTGCTGATCTCGAACACCGTCATCCTGGGTTGCATCCTGATGCTCTTCGCGACGATCGGGCCGGGCACGCCCATCTGGCTCATCGTCGTGCAGGCCTTCTGCTATGGCGCGCTGACCTCTACGCAATATACCAGCATGAACACGCTCGTGTATGCCGACGTCCCGGCGGACAAGGCAAGCAACGCAAGCTCGATCGCCAGCACCATGCAGCAGTTGTCGGTCAGTTTCGGCGTCGCCGCGGCCGGCCTGACCACTGTGTTCTTCATTCCGGCCGGGCCGAGCATCGGCACCGGCGCGATGATCCGGGGATTGCACGAGGCGTTCCTCGTCCTCGGTGCCTTCACCATCCTTTCGACGATCGTCTTCAGCAGGTTAAAGGGTTCTGACGGCGAGGACGAGACCGAGCAGAAGGACATCCATCTGGGATAACTGCGCAAACCGCACGGCTGTCGCGCTCACGCGACAGCCGGCCGGTGAAGCCGGATCGGCTGAACAAATACATGCGCCGGGTGTCTGCCGGAGCTCTGTCTCGAGCGCCCGCCATTTGAAGGTAAACGTAGCCGAGCCCACATTCCTCACTAGAAAAGTTTGTTTCGATCCGGTCGCGCTTTGCATATGATCATGCAGGGGACTTCGCGTGTCGGAACGATCGGATGGCCGCAAATCTGACGACGCGGTCTGGGCAAATCTGGACCGCCGGTTTCGGGCGCCGTTGGTGGCGTTCTTTCAGCGGCGCGTCTACGACCGGACAGAGGCGGAGGATCTGACCCAGGAAGTCTTCGTGCGCCTGACGCGCCGGCCGGACCGGCACAACGGCGAAACGATCGACGCCTATGTCTTCAAGATCGCGGCCAATGTCCTGATCGATTGGGGGCGCTATCGTACGTCGCGCCGGGCGGCGGCGCATCGCACCTTCTCGGATATCACCGAGGATGTCGGCATTCCGTCGATCCTGGTTGAGGATCGGACGCCCGAACGCGTTCTGGCGGGCAAGGACGCGCTCCAGAACATCGAGGATGCCTTGGCCGAACTCAGCGCGCGGACCCGCGAGATATTCTTGCTGTCGCGGATGGAAAACGTCCATCACCGCGATATCGCGAATTTGCACGGCATTTCGGTCAGCGCAGTCGAGAAGCATGTGCTGAAGGCCGTCGCCCATCTTTCCGCAAGGGCGCTTCGATCATGAGCGCGTTCGACACTTTGCCCTCCGACGAACAGGCAAGGCTGGAAACGGCTGCTGTCTGGTGGCAGCGTTTGCGAAGCAGTCCGTCCACCGAATTGTCGGCCGAATTCCTCACCTGGATCGGGCAACCCGCGAATCGCCGCGCTCTCGATGCGGTCGAGAGCACGATGTCGGCGCTCGACGATTTCGGCGCGACGCCGAAGATCCTCGATATGCGGCGCTCGGCGCTGACGCGGTTGCGGAACGCCGGCGTGAAGAGGTGGGCGCCGTGGCAGGGGATCGGTCAGATCGCCGCCGCGGCGTTGCTGCTTGTCGCGATTGGCGGCGGCCTTTGGTACATCCAAGGCCAGCGCCCCACGGCTTATGCGACCGATGTCGGCGAGCGGCGGGTCGTGGCGTTGCCGGATGGCTCGCGTATCTCCCTCGATTCCGACAGCGAGGTCGAGGTTCGCTATTCCAGCGCGGCGCGCACGATCATGCTCGATCGGGGCCGCGCCCGGTTCGACGTGGCACACGATGTGACGCGGCCGTTCACGGTCTCGGCCGGCGCGGAAACCGTGGTTGCGGTCGGTACGTCGTTCAACGTGGAGCGGCTAGGCTCGACCGTGCTGGTCACGCTCATCCAGGGCCATGTGCTGATCAAAGGCGCGAGCGGCTCGGACGGCGCGCCCCGTCCGGGTCCGAAGCCGACCGTATCCCTGGTGGCCGGCGAGCAGCTGGTGGCGGTGCGCAATGCAACGCCGGTGGTCACGCCGGCGAACCTGGACGCCGCCACCGCCTGGGAGGAAGGCCATCTGGTGTTCCGCGGCGAGCCTCTCGGCGAGGCCGTCCAGCGCGTGAACCGCTACACCGACCATCCCATCGTCGTCGATCCATCGGTGGCGTCGGTCCGGATCAGCGGCGTCTTCAACGCGGGCGATATCGGATCTTTCGTCAGCGCGATCACCGGCTATTTTCCGGTCGAGGCGACCACGGACTCCGACAACAGGATCACGCTCCAGCGCCGGTCGTAACCGGCAACATCTCGCTTTACATTTTTTTGACTC
The nucleotide sequence above comes from Rhizomicrobium sp.. Encoded proteins:
- a CDS encoding DHA2 family efflux MFS transporter permease subunit codes for the protein MSTAPTDRPSDAVKRMLPWLVAVAFFMESLDTTILNTAVPVIAKALAVTPLNMKSVLASYTLSLAVFIPISGWMADRFGTRRVFASAIGIFTLGSFLCGLSGDIHLLVACRILQGCGGAMMVPVGRLTLVRTFPKFELVRAMSFVAIPGLIGPMLGPIAGGLIVDYLHWRAIFFLNIPVGIAGLVLVYLHLPDYRERTTHPLDVVGLILFGTGIALLSYVLEIFGEHRLGTGEVLGLLAISLALLLGYGLHASRTTYPLLQLGLFRIRTFAAAVSGSFFTRLGIGGVPFLLPLLYQEGLGLSAIVSGLLIMPQALAALSTKFFMPRLLERVGYRGVLISNTVILGCILMLFATIGPGTPIWLIVVQAFCYGALTSTQYTSMNTLVYADVPADKASNASSIASTMQQLSVSFGVAAAGLTTVFFIPAGPSIGTGAMIRGLHEAFLVLGAFTILSTIVFSRLKGSDGEDETEQKDIHLG
- a CDS encoding FecR domain-containing protein codes for the protein MSAFDTLPSDEQARLETAAVWWQRLRSSPSTELSAEFLTWIGQPANRRALDAVESTMSALDDFGATPKILDMRRSALTRLRNAGVKRWAPWQGIGQIAAAALLLVAIGGGLWYIQGQRPTAYATDVGERRVVALPDGSRISLDSDSEVEVRYSSAARTIMLDRGRARFDVAHDVTRPFTVSAGAETVVAVGTSFNVERLGSTVLVTLIQGHVLIKGASGSDGAPRPGPKPTVSLVAGEQLVAVRNATPVVTPANLDAATAWEEGHLVFRGEPLGEAVQRVNRYTDHPIVVDPSVASVRISGVFNAGDIGSFVSAITGYFPVEATTDSDNRITLQRRS
- a CDS encoding sigma-70 family RNA polymerase sigma factor; amino-acid sequence: MSERSDGRKSDDAVWANLDRRFRAPLVAFFQRRVYDRTEAEDLTQEVFVRLTRRPDRHNGETIDAYVFKIAANVLIDWGRYRTSRRAAAHRTFSDITEDVGIPSILVEDRTPERVLAGKDALQNIEDALAELSARTREIFLLSRMENVHHRDIANLHGISVSAVEKHVLKAVAHLSARALRS
- a CDS encoding LLM class flavin-dependent oxidoreductase, coding for MTELSILELVRVTEETDARGALDNARDLAAHAENWGYRRIWVAEHHNMAGIASAATSIVIAHIAAGSKSIRVGAGGIMLPNHAPYVIAEQFGTLARLFPDRIDLGLGRAPGTDQLTLRALRRTPEAAENFPQDVLELQAFLAPAGPNQRIQAVPAAGTNVPLWILGSSNFGAMLAAELGLPYAFASHFAPDLLISALQIYRSRFKPSEQLAAPYAMVGVNVIAAETDAEARRLATTQQMSFANIFRGARGLSQPPIDDIETYWSPTERAQARQMLARSVIGSPGTVRAGLEAFVAETKADELMIVSDIYDHARRLRSFELIADAWKTGTKTDGPRL